The Primulina huaijiensis isolate GDHJ02 unplaced genomic scaffold, ASM1229523v2 scaffold40239, whole genome shotgun sequence genome has a window encoding:
- the LOC140969117 gene encoding uncharacterized protein isoform X3, with protein sequence MRQIPSFLRLLLLALWESGERKRDWKGREGKGREKDSGYWIFYFLSLSIFMAVQRTDPLLTPKKNEVVTPKKNEVVPHYLRPSSGSCHDFCKYGRKHVFEEKPWKSSRKRTEKLSHSELAPVEIFVSGEPKKEKLSKHKLSVGNNKHSLNLKLSPGIKSLSLKPKISLVAKSHSPSRRNTSSGDNKKLPKFKSSSVRKSFSPDPPEVIKR encoded by the exons GCAAATTCCTTCTTTCTTGAGGCTTTTATTGTTGGCTTTGTGGGAAAGCGGCGAGCGAAAAAGGGATTGGAAGGGAAGGGAAGGGAAGGGAAGGGAAAAG GATTCAGGATATTGgattttctattttctttcgCTATCAATTTTCATGGCTGTACAAAGAACTGATCCATTGCTAACTCCTAAAAAGAATGAAGTGGTAACTCCTAAAAAGAATGAAGTGGTTCCTCATTATCTCAGACCTTCCTCTGGTTCTTGCCACGATTTCTGTAAATACGGAAGAAAGCATGTCTTTGAAGAGAAGCCATGGAAATCTTCACGAAAAAGAACGGAAAAACTTTCACATAGTGAGCTTGCTCCTGTAGAGATCTTCGTTTCTGGCGAGCCAAAGAAGGAAAAGCTTTCGAAACACAAGCTGTCTGTAGGTAATAACAAGCATTCACTTAACCTGAAGCTTTCTCCTGGTATCAAATCCCTATCTCTAAAACCCAAGATATCCTTGGTTGCTAAAAGTCATTCCCCAAGTCGGCGAAATACTTCATCTGGTGATAACAAGAAGTTGccaaaatttaaatcttcaTCTGTTAGAAAATCCTTTTCACCTGACCCACCTGAAGTTATCAAGCGGTAA